A stretch of the candidate division WOR-3 bacterium genome encodes the following:
- a CDS encoding T9SS type A sorting domain-containing protein, with the protein MKKFLELSLIFAIPFFISGEGITGIKRLKYVDPYDVQMTSYQEWSAKITKESFKIGKAYQSKIKDSRLPMFDIVVYAPLYPNIIDSLNTYITDLETENYNVRVDTIRGWQAPQLRNHLASLIDSQLVGAVFIGNVPIAWYEYESTEGREEFPIELYFMDLNGTWVDADNDGLFDNHTGNKAPEIYVGRIYANPVTWGNEIWLVNNYLSKIHKYRNIGYAIPKKALAYVDDDWYSFNNCSLNLLYDTVVVIRQYNTTTAADFRTRLDDPYEWVQICSHSSPWGNTFKNTSGYAGTVFNFELWFADPPFLFLNLFQCAGTRFIEENSEGSIYIFNTTNGLLSIGSTKVGSMLNFDGFYGPLNTGISIGQAFKQWFTQYGINDVDWFYGMCILGDPTLKPKRTGLQMVSQNNKYYPLETSLNWSNPAPIDTHPETDAFVTNTIDGQGRLWTAWVTGRSVTNGRTEICASYYANGSWTQAQIVRPYLYWDFFPSMSTDLLGNPYLTWQRAYGRNYDVFGSVYIGNQWGTEEQLSSKASNDMYPAMTRDGDGRLWVCLERWTHLNGDIYCRYFDGTTWQPMFAVTVDSANDYRPAMATDSNGIAWVTWCSERYQYNRNIYVKRYNPTSGSWEGLYRITGNPAQDQDPKIAVSGDGTIWVVWTTWRNGNTDIYESHYNGSTWSNARAVVADPNRDEHPVLVVDRDGYLWCIWQSNRTGDWEIWAKYYKNGAWGDSMVISNNQARDIFPSAIADDSGYIWVFWQSDRRGNWDIFYSKLLSDLVEPQVTVITPNGGEIWNIGQTYTIRWSAQDNVAVDSAVIEYSTNNGNSWSYIATSFGNDSTYLWTIPPTPSTRCLVRIRAFDRNNNIGIDVSNATFTIYDPVSPLVNVLIPNGGEIWYWNELHQIRWNSSDNIGIDSLNIYLSIDSGLTYPYRISHFNTNDSIYNWTIPTVNSNKCLIKVLAYDRSANIGYDVSDNCFTIGAVGVEENNTQPTQFFINLFSPNPYGVGPLIQLAIPVPTSVTLNLYDITGKCVYSIANEIVSPGYLYYDLGKEELSAGIYFISVKTKEFSIVRKIVILK; encoded by the coding sequence ATGAAAAAGTTTTTGGAATTATCATTAATTTTTGCAATCCCTTTTTTCATATCGGGTGAGGGAATTACCGGAATAAAAAGATTAAAATATGTTGATCCATATGATGTCCAGATGACATCGTATCAAGAATGGTCAGCAAAAATTACAAAAGAATCTTTCAAAATAGGCAAGGCTTACCAGAGTAAAATAAAAGATTCTCGTTTGCCAATGTTTGATATTGTCGTATATGCTCCTCTTTATCCAAACATCATTGATTCATTAAATACTTACATCACCGACCTTGAGACAGAAAATTATAATGTTCGTGTTGATACGATTCGCGGCTGGCAGGCACCACAATTGAGGAATCATCTTGCATCACTAATAGATAGCCAGCTCGTTGGTGCGGTATTCATTGGTAATGTTCCTATCGCTTGGTATGAATATGAATCGACCGAAGGGCGCGAGGAATTTCCGATTGAATTATATTTTATGGATCTAAACGGAACCTGGGTTGATGCGGATAATGATGGTCTTTTTGACAATCATACCGGTAACAAAGCACCTGAAATCTATGTCGGTAGAATCTATGCCAACCCTGTGACCTGGGGAAACGAAATATGGCTTGTTAATAATTATCTTTCAAAAATCCATAAATACCGGAACATTGGCTATGCGATCCCTAAAAAAGCACTTGCTTATGTAGATGATGACTGGTATAGTTTTAATAACTGTAGTTTGAATCTCCTTTATGATACCGTGGTCGTTATTCGACAATACAATACTACAACTGCTGCTGACTTTCGTACACGCCTTGACGACCCCTACGAATGGGTGCAAATCTGCAGTCATTCTTCGCCCTGGGGTAATACATTTAAAAATACATCTGGCTATGCAGGTACAGTCTTCAATTTTGAATTATGGTTTGCTGACCCTCCATTTCTATTCTTGAACTTATTTCAGTGTGCAGGAACAAGATTTATTGAAGAAAATTCAGAAGGCAGCATTTATATTTTTAATACAACAAACGGACTTTTATCAATCGGTTCAACAAAAGTTGGAAGCATGCTAAATTTTGATGGATTCTATGGACCGCTAAATACAGGAATTTCAATCGGGCAGGCATTCAAACAATGGTTTACCCAATATGGTATTAATGATGTGGATTGGTTCTATGGAATGTGTATTTTAGGAGACCCAACTTTAAAGCCAAAACGAACAGGATTGCAAATGGTGAGTCAAAATAACAAATATTATCCATTGGAAACTTCTCTAAACTGGTCAAATCCTGCCCCGATTGATACCCATCCTGAAACCGATGCCTTTGTCACCAATACCATAGACGGTCAAGGAAGATTATGGACAGCCTGGGTGACCGGGCGTTCAGTAACAAACGGCAGAACCGAAATCTGCGCGTCATATTATGCAAATGGAAGTTGGACACAGGCACAGATTGTGCGACCATATCTTTACTGGGATTTTTTCCCTTCAATGTCAACTGACCTCCTGGGAAATCCATACCTAACCTGGCAAAGGGCTTATGGAAGGAATTACGATGTCTTTGGCAGCGTCTACATAGGAAACCAGTGGGGTACCGAAGAACAATTAAGTTCTAAAGCATCAAATGATATGTATCCGGCAATGACCAGGGATGGTGATGGTAGATTATGGGTTTGCCTTGAACGATGGACACATTTGAATGGTGATATCTATTGCCGTTATTTTGACGGGACTACCTGGCAGCCAATGTTTGCAGTAACGGTAGATTCAGCCAATGATTATCGGCCCGCAATGGCAACCGACAGCAATGGAATTGCCTGGGTAACCTGGTGTAGTGAACGTTATCAATACAATAGGAATATATATGTAAAGCGTTACAATCCAACTTCAGGAAGTTGGGAAGGGTTATACAGAATCACAGGTAATCCTGCCCAGGATCAGGACCCGAAGATTGCGGTCTCGGGCGATGGCACGATCTGGGTTGTATGGACGACCTGGCGGAATGGTAATACCGATATTTACGAAAGCCATTACAATGGTTCAACCTGGTCTAATGCCCGAGCAGTAGTTGCTGACCCAAATCGCGATGAACACCCTGTGCTCGTTGTTGATAGAGATGGCTATCTCTGGTGTATCTGGCAATCCAACAGAACCGGTGATTGGGAAATATGGGCAAAATATTATAAAAATGGTGCCTGGGGAGATTCTATGGTGATAAGCAATAATCAAGCCCGGGATATATTCCCCAGTGCGATAGCAGACGACTCAGGATATATATGGGTTTTCTGGCAATCAGATAGAAGAGGAAATTGGGATATCTTTTACAGCAAACTTCTATCTGACCTTGTTGAACCCCAGGTCACTGTGATTACACCTAACGGCGGAGAAATCTGGAATATAGGACAAACTTATACAATCCGCTGGTCTGCCCAGGACAATGTAGCAGTTGATTCTGCTGTCATTGAATATTCAACAAATAACGGTAACAGCTGGAGTTATATAGCTACTTCATTTGGCAATGATTCAACTTATCTCTGGACAATACCACCCACCCCGTCAACGCGTTGTCTTGTCCGCATCCGTGCGTTTGACAGAAATAATAATATTGGAATTGATGTATCTAATGCAACCTTCACGATCTACGACCCTGTATCACCTTTAGTCAATGTGCTCATTCCTAATGGTGGTGAAATATGGTACTGGAATGAATTACATCAGATTCGTTGGAATTCGAGTGATAATATCGGTATAGACAGTTTGAACATCTATCTTTCCATTGACAGCGGTCTAACCTATCCGTACCGCATTTCTCATTTCAATACCAATGATTCTATTTATAACTGGACTATTCCCACGGTAAACTCTAATAAGTGCTTAATTAAGGTGCTTGCCTATGACCGTTCTGCAAACATCGGTTATGATGTGAGTGATAATTGTTTTACAATCGGTGCGGTCGGCGTTGAAGAAAATAACACGCAGCCTACACAGTTTTTTATAAATCTTTTTTCTCCTAATCCTTATGGCGTCGGACCACTGATTCAGTTAGCAATTCCTGTTCCGACATCGGTAACACTGAATCTCTACGATATAACGGGCAAATGTGTTTATTCAATTGCAAATGAAATCGTTTCGCCTGGCTATCTCTACTACGACCTCGGGAAAGAAGAATTATCTGCGGGTATTTACTTCATTTCGGTCAAAACGAAAGAATTTTCAATCGTAAGAAAAATTGTTATTCTGAAATGA
- a CDS encoding M14 family zinc carboxypeptidase, whose amino-acid sequence MVQEIDSIASHYPTITKLYNLGFSTRDSLPILGIKISDNPGIKEDEPAVLFNGIHHAEELLGCEVCLYLLNDLVSKYGIDSAITYWINNAEIWIIPILNPEGHNVVMNGIDSIWRKNKRDNNNNGFFDLDSDGVDLNRNYDFNWEQGGSPNPNDEYYRGPYPFSENESRIIRDLAFQNHFVFDICYHCARTGQGELVYYPWRWGNQFAIDHPFIKRVADTLASKIINDAGNGTYVPIYGYATEGNARNYLYGVCGTFAYTIELSRGCYPPGYRVDSICMRNLPGAYYLLERTFGSSITGIITDSITNQPIVAEVRVVGYYDSTLTPRLSDSLFGRYRRILNPGTYSLQFRKQGYDTITINNVVVSPGTQTILNVKMRPLGIKESTNPQSAIRNPKLEVYPNPFKNHCVIKFQIPNNSEIRNPKSEISLSIYDISGRVVKQFNHLTIQPFSQVAWDGCDDSGRGLPAGVYFIKFAAWDSKKVEKVILLR is encoded by the coding sequence ATGGTCCAGGAAATTGACTCTATTGCGTCTCACTATCCTACGATCACAAAGTTATACAATCTTGGATTTTCAACCCGCGATAGTTTACCTATTTTGGGTATAAAGATTTCGGACAATCCCGGAATAAAAGAAGATGAACCTGCGGTTTTATTCAACGGAATTCACCACGCAGAGGAATTATTGGGGTGTGAGGTCTGTTTGTATCTTCTAAATGACCTCGTCAGTAAATACGGCATTGATTCAGCAATCACCTACTGGATAAATAATGCGGAAATCTGGATAATTCCAATTTTAAATCCTGAAGGGCATAATGTAGTAATGAACGGTATTGATTCTATATGGCGTAAGAACAAAAGGGATAATAACAATAATGGATTTTTTGACCTTGATTCAGATGGAGTTGATTTAAACCGTAATTATGACTTCAATTGGGAACAGGGTGGTAGTCCAAATCCAAATGATGAATATTATCGCGGCCCCTATCCATTTTCTGAAAATGAATCAAGAATTATTAGAGACCTTGCGTTCCAAAATCATTTTGTCTTTGATATCTGTTATCACTGTGCACGCACTGGACAGGGTGAGTTAGTCTATTACCCGTGGCGCTGGGGGAATCAATTTGCAATAGACCATCCATTTATAAAAAGAGTTGCAGACACCCTCGCCTCAAAGATAATAAACGATGCCGGCAATGGAACTTATGTTCCGATATATGGTTATGCTACGGAAGGAAATGCCAGGAATTACCTTTACGGAGTCTGTGGTACATTTGCTTATACAATTGAATTGAGCAGAGGTTGTTATCCACCCGGCTATAGAGTTGATAGTATCTGTATGAGAAATCTACCTGGCGCCTATTATCTTTTGGAAAGGACATTCGGTTCAAGTATCACCGGCATAATCACAGACTCAATCACAAACCAGCCGATTGTTGCAGAAGTAAGGGTTGTTGGTTATTATGACTCAACACTAACACCCCGATTAAGCGATTCACTATTCGGCAGATACCGGAGAATTTTGAATCCAGGTACATATTCATTACAATTTAGAAAACAGGGTTATGATACTATTACAATTAATAATGTTGTTGTATCACCCGGAACTCAAACAATTTTAAATGTAAAGATGAGACCACTTGGAATTAAAGAATCTACAAATCCGCAATCCGCAATCCGAAATCCGAAATTAGAGGTCTATCCCAATCCATTCAAAAATCACTGTGTGATTAAATTCCAAATCCCAAACAATTCCGAAATCCGAAATCCGAAATCCGAAATTTCATTAAGTATCTATGATATTTCAGGTCGGGTTGTTAAACAATTTAACCATTTAACCATTCAACCATTTAGCCAGGTTGCCTGGGATGGTTGTGATGATTCAGGTCGCGGATTGCCTGCAGGTGTGTATTTTATAAAATTTGCGGCGTGGGATTCCAAGAAGGTAGAGAAGGTAATACTTTTGAGATAA
- the cysE gene encoding serine O-acetyltransferase has product MLKRLKEDIATVFARDPAARHVLEILLCYPGLHAVWLHRIAHFLWCKNFKLFARLLSHISRLFTGIEIHPGAKIGRRFFIDHGAGIVIGETTEIGDDVLMYQGVTLGGTSLEKKKRHPTIGNNVEIGAGAIVLGPIRVGNNVRIAAGSVVVKDVPDNATVIGVPGRIGLGFSAEEIRRLEHGKLPDPIADALQFVMKEQEKLYKKIKELEKKIEEIKK; this is encoded by the coding sequence ATGTTAAAGAGGCTTAAAGAAGATATTGCCACAGTATTTGCACGCGACCCTGCAGCAAGGCATGTTCTTGAAATTCTCTTATGCTATCCTGGTCTTCATGCGGTCTGGTTGCATAGAATTGCCCATTTTTTATGGTGCAAAAATTTTAAATTATTTGCAAGATTATTATCCCATATAAGTAGATTATTTACCGGGATAGAAATCCATCCCGGGGCAAAGATCGGAAGAAGATTTTTTATTGACCATGGTGCAGGGATAGTGATTGGAGAGACTACTGAGATTGGAGATGATGTGCTAATGTATCAAGGCGTCACTCTTGGTGGGACGAGTTTGGAGAAGAAAAAACGCCATCCTACAATTGGAAATAATGTGGAAATTGGTGCTGGTGCAATTGTCCTTGGACCAATAAGGGTAGGAAATAATGTGAGAATTGCTGCGGGTTCGGTGGTGGTAAAGGATGTTCCTGATAATGCGACGGTAATCGGTGTGCCAGGAAGAATCGGGCTTGGTTTCTCAGCAGAGGAAATACGCAGACTGGAACATGGTAAGCTCCCTGACCCGATTGCGGATGCATTACAGTTTGTAATGAAAGAACAGGAAAAATTATATAAAAAAATTAAAGAACTAGAAAAGAAGATTGAAGAGATAAAAAAATAG
- a CDS encoding class I SAM-dependent methyltransferase, translated as MLGMKATWIKDLKGLIYTKIIGPLRYKAGDGYNAQKFWSERFKRYGVSLKAAGNVNLTEQENIEMYEKSVKTLLDLFKNHAIMLKDKRVLEIGCGTGYYTKLMSEMGVADYTGLDITDTLFSILKQKFPSYSFVCCDITKKGLDERFDIILMLNVIEHIVSEKKLKNTLMNVDNSLIKGGLFIVGALLGETKKHTFYVKYWTLNDVMSRLPRYEIVAKAPFQNGEVVILKKM; from the coding sequence ATGTTAGGTATGAAGGCCACCTGGATAAAAGATTTGAAAGGATTGATTTACACCAAAATCATTGGGCCATTAAGATACAAGGCAGGCGACGGATATAACGCACAGAAATTCTGGTCAGAACGGTTCAAAAGATATGGTGTGTCATTAAAGGCAGCAGGGAATGTTAATCTTACCGAACAAGAGAATATAGAAATGTATGAAAAATCAGTTAAGACGCTATTAGATTTATTTAAAAATCATGCTATTATGCTCAAAGATAAACGCGTACTCGAGATTGGCTGCGGAACAGGTTATTATACAAAATTGATGTCAGAAATGGGAGTGGCTGATTATACAGGATTGGATATTACCGACACTTTGTTTTCAATCTTAAAACAAAAATTCCCTTCATATAGTTTTGTCTGTTGCGATATTACCAAAAAAGGTTTGGATGAAAGGTTTGATATTATTTTGATGCTGAATGTAATAGAACATATCGTCAGTGAAAAAAAACTTAAAAATACTTTAATGAATGTTGATAATTCATTGATTAAAGGTGGTCTATTTATCGTAGGAGCCCTTTTGGGCGAAACAAAGAAGCACACTTTTTATGTAAAATATTGGACATTGAATGATGTGATGAGTAGACTACCAAGATACGAAATAGTTGCAAAGGCACCATTTCAAAATGGAGAGGTGGTGATTTTGAAAAAAATGTAG
- a CDS encoding DUF6569 family protein, with protein sequence MKKGLLILFASIMMLFAKKPELVVEDYMNRLKIGVPVEYKKLKIYPLEMAMNIGAKDFITLDEAMDKGWLKIREVGSGNVNQVEIKNNGDEPVFILTGEMIIGAKQDRMIKTDILLPPNSGWIKVEVYCVEHGRWVEVSKEFESSGLVVPNTVRQRAKLSESQTEVWAEVARTQDKLGISSGTGTVRANYEDKDVQKTVEDYTKGFGNIPKLSKSTVGVVVTTGDKIICLDLFANNNLLNRLWKKLIKSYAMDAISGEKSSVTKEQVREFIDLIDDAKFVSVGTPGLGDLLTINADSGKGSALVYENTIVHIDFFPNEDGKIDRDSNLRLDFRRDQRLEDRD encoded by the coding sequence ATGAAAAAAGGACTTTTGATTCTTTTTGCATCCATTATGATGCTTTTTGCAAAAAAACCAGAGCTGGTAGTGGAAGATTATATGAACCGTCTCAAAATCGGCGTGCCTGTTGAATACAAAAAACTAAAAATTTATCCACTGGAAATGGCGATGAATATAGGAGCCAAAGATTTTATAACCCTTGATGAGGCAATGGACAAAGGTTGGCTTAAGATTAGAGAAGTTGGCTCGGGTAATGTAAATCAGGTGGAGATAAAGAATAATGGTGATGAACCGGTCTTTATTCTTACTGGCGAAATGATTATCGGTGCCAAGCAAGATAGGATGATAAAGACAGATATATTATTGCCACCTAATAGCGGCTGGATAAAAGTAGAGGTTTATTGTGTGGAACACGGCAGATGGGTGGAGGTGTCAAAAGAGTTTGAAAGCAGTGGGTTGGTTGTGCCCAATACAGTGAGGCAGAGGGCAAAATTGAGTGAAAGTCAGACCGAAGTCTGGGCAGAGGTTGCTCGGACTCAGGATAAACTTGGGATTTCTTCAGGAACCGGGACGGTACGGGCAAATTACGAAGATAAAGATGTTCAGAAAACGGTTGAAGATTATACTAAAGGATTCGGGAATATCCCTAAACTATCTAAATCAACAGTTGGTGTTGTTGTTACCACAGGAGACAAGATTATATGTCTCGACCTTTTTGCCAATAATAACCTGTTAAATAGACTCTGGAAGAAGTTGATAAAATCTTATGCTATGGATGCGATTAGTGGCGAAAAGAGCAGTGTAACAAAAGAACAGGTAAGAGAATTTATTGATTTAATTGACGATGCAAAATTTGTTTCAGTAGGAACGCCTGGTTTAGGTGATTTATTGACGATTAATGCGGATTCTGGGAAAGGCTCGGCATTGGTTTACGAAAATACCATTGTGCACATAGACTTTTTCCCAAATGAGGACGGCAAAATTGATCGGGATTCAAATTTAAGATTGGATTTCCGCAGGGACCAGAGGCTTGAAGATAGAGATTAG
- a CDS encoding carbohydrate binding domain-containing protein — MKIRFVFLLIMIEIVNAQYVTPKQGWFNFTTPYPDTINNITHIGKFILQPPAGINGRVIVQSDGHLYFANGQRAKFFGTNLCFSATYPSQTTALNVTPHIAKQGFNLVRYHHIDGALTSAPGSNTTRRLNHEVLDKFDYLFYQLKQKGIYSAIDLYSIRYFKSGDGIPYYDSVNRSMDIVKRVYMFYEPAYALFRDYPDSLLNHINPYTGTAYKNDPALVFINPMNEGTLIDHYFWDNWDNIQSNYYLPRFYKNELQNQWNDWLYYRYHWDSTLIRIWSGGDTTTGPNKIINGEFSDTLNGVPRFWWLNQFSGNSTWGVQNAGLSLEPAVFVHIYSPGQYSWHIQLLQSGFTINTDSTYRLSFKAKSSRNRSMDIVIQRNKTPWTVYYSTTINLTTSGQSFVLPFYSGTSDSVQLTFNLGLDTGRVWIDDVQLRRAPFSKVLDPGESLATRTIKLVRWSNRYDYSPYRYFDQIRFFYEKETRFYQRISALLNDTLHCQSLITSSFFWANQLHQYAWANLVPVMDAHPYFDHPDFPNQPWDTLDFRITNAYFGEGSNGEWFFTYMNQCAAAQKPMIITEWQHPAPCESRYVTLLPFASYAGLRDYDAIINFAFAHSEGSFSNNRIRAFFDAAGQPIHFAFLRIAALAFLRDLQPEDLVRTPWTSFNLDQIIRDIYAGNHWSQAIPSSPRDRIFNQFHWNSQKGIFKINTTGTKGFCGRTAGDTVILGGIKVIGNTDGIIAFTKIDSTAGQKSFLVASLARTENTNMVWVEQTKTQGMLNWGTAPCQVESVSYFTQWHADSLLIRKLSPSGDIINSTKIIGSNHITNWLVRTGIDSVFWYCVTAHGYSDTLVGILDIKAVDNKKIEIATIHKSLLLKDLPDNTELKLYSIDGRLIYHQKFVQSPKRLVVKNLPSAVYFYLLKNKNLEQKGKIIIID; from the coding sequence ATGAAAATTCGCTTCGTTTTCTTATTAATAATGATAGAGATAGTTAATGCCCAGTATGTCACACCAAAGCAAGGCTGGTTTAATTTTACAACACCATATCCTGATACGATTAACAATATAACACATATTGGCAAATTCATACTCCAACCACCAGCAGGAATTAACGGACGGGTTATTGTCCAATCCGATGGACATCTATATTTTGCCAATGGGCAGAGGGCAAAATTTTTTGGAACAAACCTCTGTTTTTCAGCAACCTATCCCTCGCAGACCACTGCCTTGAATGTTACACCGCATATCGCCAAACAAGGCTTTAATCTGGTGCGCTACCATCACATTGATGGTGCATTAACGAGTGCACCAGGCTCAAATACAACAAGGAGATTGAATCACGAAGTATTGGATAAATTTGATTATTTATTTTACCAATTAAAGCAGAAAGGAATTTATTCTGCAATTGATCTCTATAGCATAAGATATTTCAAATCTGGGGATGGAATCCCTTATTACGACAGTGTCAACCGCTCAATGGATATCGTAAAAAGGGTTTATATGTTCTACGAACCTGCATATGCACTTTTTCGCGATTACCCTGATAGTCTGCTAAATCACATAAATCCCTATACAGGAACTGCCTACAAGAATGACCCTGCATTGGTCTTCATTAATCCAATGAATGAAGGAACTTTGATCGACCATTATTTCTGGGATAATTGGGATAATATCCAGTCAAATTATTATCTGCCAAGATTCTATAAAAACGAACTACAGAATCAATGGAATGACTGGTTATATTATAGATATCATTGGGATTCAACCCTTATAAGAATTTGGTCGGGCGGTGATACTACCACAGGTCCCAATAAGATAATCAACGGTGAATTTTCTGACACCCTGAATGGTGTCCCAAGATTTTGGTGGCTTAACCAATTCAGTGGTAATTCTACCTGGGGTGTGCAGAATGCAGGATTGAGCCTTGAACCCGCAGTCTTTGTACATATCTATTCACCCGGACAATACTCCTGGCATATCCAGTTATTGCAATCAGGATTTACAATCAATACGGATTCCACCTATCGCTTAAGTTTCAAAGCAAAATCAAGCAGAAACAGGAGTATGGATATCGTCATACAAAGAAACAAGACACCCTGGACTGTTTATTATTCAACAACGATCAACCTCACAACGAGTGGACAGAGTTTTGTCTTACCATTTTATTCAGGGACATCAGACTCCGTCCAGTTAACATTTAATCTCGGACTTGATACCGGAAGGGTTTGGATTGATGATGTTCAATTGCGTCGTGCGCCATTTTCAAAAGTTCTGGACCCCGGTGAAAGCCTTGCCACGAGGACAATCAAACTTGTGCGTTGGAGCAATCGTTATGATTATAGTCCTTACCGTTATTTTGACCAAATACGATTTTTCTATGAAAAAGAGACAAGATTTTATCAGCGTATTTCAGCCCTTTTGAATGACACATTGCATTGTCAGTCCCTTATCACCTCTTCCTTTTTCTGGGCAAACCAGCTCCATCAGTACGCCTGGGCAAATTTGGTGCCGGTGATGGACGCCCATCCATATTTTGATCATCCTGATTTTCCCAATCAACCCTGGGATACCCTTGATTTCAGAATTACAAACGCCTATTTTGGAGAAGGCAGCAATGGAGAATGGTTCTTCACCTATATGAACCAGTGCGCTGCGGCGCAGAAACCAATGATAATAACCGAATGGCAACATCCTGCACCCTGCGAATCAAGATATGTCACACTACTGCCGTTCGCCAGTTATGCCGGATTAAGAGATTATGATGCAATCATAAATTTTGCTTTTGCCCATTCTGAAGGCAGTTTCTCAAATAATAGGATAAGGGCTTTTTTTGATGCAGCAGGACAACCAATACACTTTGCTTTTTTAAGAATAGCGGCACTGGCTTTTTTAAGGGATTTACAACCCGAAGACCTGGTAAGAACACCCTGGACGAGTTTCAATCTTGACCAGATAATTAGAGATATTTATGCGGGGAACCACTGGAGCCAGGCAATACCGAGTTCACCAAGGGACCGGATCTTTAATCAGTTCCATTGGAATTCGCAGAAGGGTATATTCAAAATTAATACAACGGGAACAAAAGGCTTTTGCGGTAGGACTGCCGGTGATACAGTAATTTTAGGCGGGATAAAAGTAATCGGCAATACCGACGGTATAATTGCATTTACAAAGATTGACAGCACCGCGGGGCAGAAGTCTTTTCTTGTCGCATCCCTTGCCCGAACCGAAAATACTAATATGGTCTGGGTTGAACAGACCAAGACCCAAGGGATGTTGAACTGGGGAACTGCGCCCTGTCAGGTTGAAAGCGTCTCTTATTTTACCCAGTGGCATGCAGATTCATTACTTATCAGAAAATTAAGTCCTTCAGGAGATATAATAAACTCGACCAAAATAATCGGTTCAAACCATATCACGAACTGGCTTGTCAGAACCGGTATTGATTCTGTCTTCTGGTATTGTGTTACCGCCCATGGCTATTCTGATACGCTTGTTGGAATTCTGGATATAAAAGCAGTGGATAACAAAAAAATAGAAATTGCAACCATTCATAAATCATTATTATTAAAAGACCTACCTGATAATACAGAACTTAAATTGTATTCAATAGACGGGCGACTGATATACCATCAAAAATTTGTTCAATCTCCAAAAAGGTTGGTTGTTAAAAATCTTCCAAGCGCAGTGTATTTCTACTTGCTAAAAAACAAAAATCTTGAGCAGAAAGGAAAGATAATTATTATTGATTAG